One genomic window of Patescibacteria group bacterium includes the following:
- a CDS encoding PIN domain-containing protein, translating to MGSNVNSVLVDASVWVAYFDKNDVLYYKAGKLLDRTEDKVRILTDYVVQEVITIFLYKKQPQLIQELLNIIQHDNTEIISVESVFLNSLMTFIKEQNYQPKMSLTDWSLVFLAGELGLPLYTFDKQLQNTHRRLDNTPQFD from the coding sequence ATGGGGTCAAACGTTAATTCAGTATTGGTTGATGCCAGCGTTTGGGTTGCCTATTTTGATAAAAATGATGTGCTTTATTACAAAGCAGGAAAGTTACTAGACAGAACTGAAGACAAGGTGCGCATATTAACAGATTATGTTGTGCAAGAAGTTATTACGATTTTTTTATATAAAAAACAACCGCAGTTAATTCAAGAATTATTAAACATCATTCAGCACGATAATACAGAAATTATTAGTGTTGAAAGTGTTTTTTTAAACTCACTAATGACCTTTATTAAAGAACAAAATTATCAACCAAAAATGTCATTAACTGATTGGTCATTAGTATTTCTAGCGGGTGAACTTGGTTTGCCTTTATATACCTTTGATAAACAGTTGCAAAACACTCATCGGCGCCTAGACAATACCCCCCAATTTGACTAG
- a CDS encoding PAS domain-containing protein produces MNKSFYINDHFFKDCPDFLENIMLSIPACIKVFNAKHELVYINAWGIREHFIHSEDEFRKYDHINTVIERDQPRILQAFNDALNGKISHIDFGHVPEKSKHKWCYSTISQLVVSNSEKKYVLFSSVDFTVYKEAEIEAIKQANMFRLLLDSAPLCIKWFNNKGELLSVNKGAREEHFLEGKTEQDIQSWNYWESIDSKYHNDVKKFMHDALVLHKTTSFDMKHAPGTSRGLWCRSVISPIVGADGKVEFVLFLSQDITEQKSYIQKLETLNQFMVDRELKMAELKKEIEILKKSTNIKA; encoded by the coding sequence ATGAATAAATCATTTTACATTAATGATCACTTCTTTAAAGACTGTCCAGACTTTCTTGAGAATATAATGTTATCAATTCCAGCGTGCATTAAAGTTTTTAATGCGAAGCATGAACTGGTTTATATTAATGCCTGGGGAATTAGAGAACATTTTATTCACTCGGAAGACGAATTTAGAAAATATGATCATATAAATACAGTAATTGAGAGAGATCAACCAAGAATACTTCAAGCATTTAATGATGCATTGAATGGGAAAATAAGTCATATAGATTTTGGACATGTGCCTGAAAAATCAAAACATAAGTGGTGTTATTCTACGATATCGCAACTGGTGGTGAGCAATAGCGAAAAAAAATATGTACTATTTTCATCAGTTGATTTTACCGTTTATAAAGAAGCGGAAATAGAAGCAATCAAGCAAGCCAACATGTTTCGACTATTATTAGATTCAGCTCCATTGTGTATTAAATGGTTTAATAATAAAGGGGAACTATTATCCGTGAATAAAGGAGCTCGCGAAGAGCATTTTTTAGAAGGTAAAACAGAACAAGACATTCAATCCTGGAATTATTGGGAAAGTATTGATAGTAAGTATCATAATGACGTGAAAAAATTCATGCATGATGCCTTAGTTTTACACAAAACTACGTCTTTTGATATGAAGCATGCACCCGGTACCTCCAGAGGTTTATGGTGCCGATCAGTTATTTCTCCGATTGTCGGTGCTGATGGAAAGGTTGAGTTTGTTCTTTTCTTGTCTCAAGATATTACCGAACAAAAAAGTTATATTCAAAAGCTAGAAACACTGAACCAGTTCATGGTTGACAGGGAACTAAAAATGGCTGAGTTAAAAAAAGAGATAGAAATATTAAAAAAATCCACCAATATTAAAGCGTAG
- a CDS encoding GIY-YIG nuclease family protein produces MWYVYFLKSQVKKNWVYVGSTNNLNRRLKEHQAGESLATRPYLPLYIDAFIGVYTEQKARELEKYLKVGSGKAILKKRILTDEAPSLLGA; encoded by the coding sequence ATGTGGTATGTCTATTTTCTTAAAAGTCAAGTAAAAAAGAATTGGGTTTATGTTGGTTCAACCAATAATCTCAATCGAAGATTAAAGGAACATCAGGCTGGAGAATCACTAGCTACCAGGCCATATCTTCCTTTATATATTGATGCGTTTATAGGTGTTTATACAGAACAGAAAGCACGAGAATTAGAAAAATATCTTAAAGTAGGTTCTGGCAAAGCAATTTTAAAAAAGAGAATTTTAACTGACGAAGCACCAAGTCTGCTTGGGGCGTAG